The Caulobacter sp. FWC26 genome contains a region encoding:
- a CDS encoding DNA polymerase III subunit chi, which produces MTAAPCEVWFYHLERSPLEAVLPELLEKTLGRGWKALVRGGDPRRIEALDQHLWTFREDSFLPHGLASEPMAERQPVLLTTAEGNPNSGDALFLIDGAEPGDLSGVSRCILLFDGRDERALAQARGRWSMFKKAGHPVSYWRQGAERGWEKQA; this is translated from the coding sequence GTGACGGCCGCGCCCTGCGAGGTCTGGTTCTACCACCTGGAGCGTTCGCCGCTCGAGGCGGTGCTGCCCGAGCTTCTGGAAAAGACGCTCGGCAGGGGCTGGAAGGCGCTGGTGCGCGGCGGTGACCCGCGGCGGATCGAGGCGCTGGATCAGCACCTGTGGACCTTTCGCGAGGACAGCTTCCTGCCGCACGGCCTTGCTAGCGAGCCGATGGCCGAGCGCCAACCGGTGCTGCTGACAACCGCCGAGGGGAACCCCAACAGCGGCGATGCGCTGTTTCTCATCGACGGGGCCGAACCTGGAGATCTTTCAGGGGTTTCGCGCTGTATCCTGTTGTTCGATGGCCGTGATGAACGGGCCTTGGCGCAGGCGCGGGGCCGTTGGTCGATGTTCAAGAAGGCCGGTCATCCGGTGTCCTACTGGCGTCAAGGCGCCGAGCGCGGTTGGGAGAAGCAGGCATGA
- a CDS encoding leucyl aminopeptidase yields the protein MRIEFVPVDTQAGATAALAVLAHEGAALSPEARAANEATGGALARAIAGGRFTGAKGQTLDIVAPHGLEAARVVLVGVDGSGAVEPEAVELAAASAFHAVKTSGVVELVLKLGADAESAARAAFGARLAAYRFDKYRTTEKAEKKPSVQVIKIAAADPIKAQKAYEPLAALADAIVFSRDLVSEPANILHPEEFAARAKGLESLGLEVEILGEAEMAKLGMGSLLGVGQGSVRESQLVIMKWMGAADKSAQPIAFVGKGVCFDTGGISIKPADGMEDMKWDMGGAAAVAGVMHALAGRKAKVNAIGVLGLVENMPDGNAQRPGDVVTSMSGQTIEVINTDAEGRLVLADALWYTQERFKPQFMIDLATLTGAIIISLGHDYAGLFSNNDGLSEKLLSAGKAERETLWRLPLPAAYEKQIESPIADMKNIGGRPAGSITAGLFLQRFVNNVPWAHLDIASVAWKKPSADPTVPDGAVGFGVRLLNRLVADAYEG from the coding sequence ATGCGTATCGAGTTCGTCCCCGTCGACACCCAGGCCGGCGCCACCGCCGCGCTCGCGGTCCTGGCCCACGAAGGCGCGGCCCTGTCGCCGGAAGCCCGCGCGGCCAACGAGGCCACGGGCGGCGCGCTCGCTCGCGCCATCGCCGGCGGACGCTTCACCGGCGCCAAGGGCCAGACGCTGGACATCGTCGCGCCGCACGGTCTGGAGGCCGCGCGCGTGGTGCTGGTCGGCGTGGATGGTTCGGGCGCGGTCGAGCCGGAAGCCGTCGAACTGGCCGCCGCCTCGGCCTTTCACGCGGTCAAGACCTCGGGCGTTGTCGAACTGGTGCTAAAGCTGGGCGCGGACGCCGAGAGCGCCGCCCGCGCCGCGTTCGGAGCCCGCCTGGCCGCCTATCGATTCGACAAATACCGTACGACCGAAAAGGCCGAGAAAAAGCCCTCGGTTCAGGTCATCAAGATCGCCGCCGCCGACCCGATCAAGGCGCAGAAGGCCTACGAGCCGCTGGCGGCCCTGGCCGACGCCATCGTCTTTAGCCGTGACCTCGTCTCCGAGCCGGCCAACATCCTGCATCCCGAGGAATTCGCCGCCCGCGCCAAGGGCCTGGAGAGCCTCGGTCTCGAAGTCGAGATCCTGGGCGAGGCCGAGATGGCCAAGCTGGGCATGGGCAGCCTGCTGGGCGTGGGTCAAGGCAGTGTCCGTGAAAGCCAGCTTGTCATCATGAAGTGGATGGGCGCGGCCGATAAATCCGCCCAGCCGATCGCCTTCGTGGGCAAGGGCGTGTGCTTCGACACCGGCGGTATCTCGATCAAGCCGGCCGACGGCATGGAAGACATGAAGTGGGACATGGGCGGCGCAGCCGCCGTGGCTGGCGTCATGCACGCCCTGGCCGGCCGCAAGGCCAAGGTCAACGCCATCGGCGTGCTGGGCCTCGTCGAGAACATGCCCGACGGCAACGCCCAGCGTCCTGGGGACGTGGTCACCTCGATGTCCGGCCAGACCATCGAGGTCATCAACACCGACGCCGAAGGCCGCCTCGTGCTGGCCGACGCCCTTTGGTACACGCAGGAGCGTTTCAAGCCGCAGTTCATGATCGACTTGGCCACCCTGACCGGCGCGATTATCATCTCTCTGGGTCATGACTACGCTGGTTTGTTCAGCAATAACGATGGCTTGTCGGAAAAACTTCTCAGCGCGGGCAAGGCCGAGCGCGAGACCTTGTGGCGCCTGCCGCTACCGGCCGCCTACGAGAAGCAGATCGAAAGCCCGATCGCCGACATGAAGAATATCGGCGGTCGCCCTGCGGGTTCGATCACGGCGGGTCTGTTCCTGCAGCGCTTCGTCAATAACGTGCCGTGGGCGCACCTCGATATCGCGTCGGTGGCCTGGAAAAAGCCGTCGGCCGACCCGACCGTGCCCGACGGCGCGGTGGGCTTTGGCGTCCGTCTGCTCAATCGCCTCGTCGCCGACGCCTACGAAGGCTGA